A genomic stretch from Arachis stenosperma cultivar V10309 chromosome 3, arast.V10309.gnm1.PFL2, whole genome shotgun sequence includes:
- the LOC130967079 gene encoding CASP-like protein 2A2, translating to MEKKETAAASPMGMGGVSSMDEEVACNSTTMRASETCLRLLSVPLCISALLLMLKNSQQNEYGSVAYTDIAAFRYLVNVNGICAGYSLLSALFIAAMPRHYSTISRAWTFFFLDQVVTYMIVVGGAMSTEVLYLAEYGGAATTWSSACGSFGRFCHKLTASIAITYASLGCYVLLSLMSSYKLFTNYDAPPIRSPITAIHIVAFHASPN from the exons ATGGAGAAAAAAGAAACTGCAGCAGCATCTCCTATGGGAATGGGAGGAGTATCTAGCATGGACGAAGAGGTAGCATGCAACTCCACCACCATGCGTGCTTCTGAGACCTGCCTCCGTCTTCTTTCCGTTCCTCTATGCATCTCTGCATTACTCCTTATGCTTAAAAACTCTCAACAAAATGAATATGGATCCGTCGCCTACACTGATATTGCAGCTTTCAG GTATTTGGTGAATGTGAATGGCATATGTGCAGGTTACTCACTGCTTTCAGCACTATTCATTGCTGCTATGCCTCGCCATTATTCCACTATATCTCGTGCTTGGACTTTCTTCTTCCTTGACCAG GTGGTAACATACATGATTGTGGTGGGTGGAGCCATGTCAACGGAGGTGCTGTACCTGGCCGAGTATGGAGGCGCTGCAACAACATGGAGCTCTGCATGTGGCTCTTTTGGTAGATTCTGTCACAAGCTCACAGCATCCATAGCCATCACATATGCTTCTCTAGGTTGCTATGTGTTGCTGTCACTCATGTCTTCCTACAAACTATTCACCAACTATGATGCACCACCTATAAGAAGCCCCATTACTGCCATTCACATTGTGGCTTTCCATGCCTCGCCcaattaa